One Oncorhynchus clarkii lewisi isolate Uvic-CL-2024 chromosome 32, UVic_Ocla_1.0, whole genome shotgun sequence DNA window includes the following coding sequences:
- the LOC139392127 gene encoding exopolyphosphatase PRUNE1-like isoform X2 has protein sequence MEGFLQRCSAAIKGSAEGSSGIHVILGNEACDLDSMVSSLAFAYFLSKTSGSSGKTVVPVLNIPRAEFPLRSDNVFLLKESGVPPEALVFRDEVDLAGLHRAKRLMLTLVDHNVLPSADIDLEDAVVEVIDHHHLERTPSMSCSVTVETVGSCATLVTEHIHHKAPEVLDRQVAQLLYGAIVLDCVNMAPEAGKVTPKDRQLSCLLESRFPDLPPRGALFQSLQSAKFDISGLSTEQILLKDMKAVSGGDLRLAVCTVYMTLDVFLQRRSLQQELCEFCHKHRFGAVVAMTISFNERSEPHRQLAVYSSSTLYREEVSQALEKSCNPSLSFSPMSSPFNNIKSYLQGNALASRKKVLPILKNFLKEWDKKQVHCGEAEDFEELDDHVDPTGSPSFDDDARPRCFSASRHHRRRLLGTEDSGMEEDFQVPATPMNSLVEGCPLDAGLPRISAEAILEKFSRMGGEAGENKDGNWPGEQ, from the exons ACGTCTGGCAGCTCAGGTAAGACTGTGGTGCCGGTGCTGAACATCCCGAGGGCTGAGTTCCCCCTGCGGTCCGACAACGTGTTCCTACTGAAGGAGAGCGGTGTTCCGCCTGAGGCTCTGGTGTTCCGTGACGAGGTGGACCTGGCAGGGCTCCATAGAGCCAAGAGGTTGATGCTCACCCTGGTGGACCACAACGTGCTTCCTAG TGCCGACATCGACTTGGAGGATGCAGTGGTGGAAGTCATTGACCACCACCACCTCGAGAGGACACCCTCCATGTCCTGTTCCGTCACCGTGGAAACCGTGGGTTCCTGTGCTACCTTGGTGACAGAGCACATTCACCACAAGGCACCTGAAGTGCTAGACAGACAGGTGGCTCAATTATTATACG GGGCCATCGTGCTGGATTGTGTCAACATGGCCCCTGAGGCGGGCAAGGTCACACCCAAGGACAGACAACTGTCCTGCCTGCTGGAGTCGCGTTTCCCTGACCTGCCGCCCAGGGGCGCCCTCTTCCAGTCCCTACAAAGCGCCAAGTTTGACATCTCAG GTCTTTCTACAGAGCAGATCCTGCTAAAGGACATGAAGGCTGTCTCTGGGGGCGACCTGAGACTGGCAGTCTGCACTGTGTATATGACACTAGAT GTGTTCCTACAGCGGAGGAGCCTACAACAGGAGCTTTGTGAGTTCTGTCACAAACATCGTTTCGGTGCGGTGGTCGCCATGACAATCTCTTTTAACGAACGCAGTGAGCCCCATCGGCAGCTGGCGGTCTACAGTTCCAGCACcctctatagggaggag GTGAGCCAAGCATTAGAAAAGTCGTGCAACCCCTCTCTGAGCTTCTCTCCAATGAGCAGCCCCTTCAACAACATCAAGTCTTATCTCCAAGGCAATGCACTGGCCTCCCGCAAGAAAGTGCTGCCTATTCTCAAGAACTTCCTGAAAGAGTGGGACAAGAAGCAAGTGCATTGTGGGGAGGCGGAGGACTTTGAGGAGCTGGACGACCACGTTGACCCCACGGGGTCGCCTAGTTTCGACGACGACGCCCGCCCCCGCTGCTTCTCAGCCTCCCGGCACCACCGCCGCCGCCTGCTGGGCACCGAGGACTCTGGGATGGAGGAGGACTTCCAGGTGCCGGCCACTCCCATGAACAGCCTGGTGGAGGGCTGTCCGCTGGACGCCGGCCTTCCCCGGATCAGCGCGGAAGCCATTTTGGAGAAGTTCAGCCGCATGGGAGGGGAAGCAGGAGAAAATAAAGATGGCAACTGGCCAGGTGAACAATAA